In the Streptobacillus moniliformis DSM 12112 genome, one interval contains:
- the licT gene encoding BglG family transcription antiterminator LicT, with protein sequence MIIKRILNHNAVIAQNKKDIDILLFGKGIAFGKKIGDEINPTIIEKSFLLKNSENMNRFTEMFIVVPIEIVCVCEKIINLGKITLGNHFDEIIYINLTDHINTAIERHKEGIIVANPLRWEIAKYYKEEFKLGEKALSIIKKDLNIEIPIDEAAFIALHFVNANLENNFQESYRITEIIMSIEKIIQNYYSTEFNQDSIDYYRFITHVKLFVHRLLERNSYNDEEDEDLLELMKNKYPKEYSCGICVADFIKNKYEYLLSSSELVYLIAHIRRLTKNLS encoded by the coding sequence ATGATCATAAAACGTATATTAAATCATAATGCTGTTATAGCACAAAATAAGAAGGACATAGATATACTTCTTTTTGGAAAAGGAATTGCATTTGGTAAAAAAATTGGAGATGAAATTAATCCAACAATTATAGAAAAAAGTTTTTTACTTAAAAATAGTGAAAATATGAATAGATTTACTGAAATGTTTATAGTTGTTCCAATAGAAATTGTTTGTGTTTGTGAAAAAATAATAAACTTAGGGAAGATAACACTTGGTAATCATTTTGATGAAATTATTTATATAAATTTAACAGATCATATAAATACAGCAATTGAAAGACATAAAGAAGGAATTATTGTAGCTAATCCCCTTAGATGGGAGATTGCTAAGTATTATAAAGAAGAATTTAAACTAGGAGAGAAAGCATTATCAATAATTAAAAAAGATTTGAATATTGAGATTCCTATTGATGAAGCAGCATTCATAGCTTTGCATTTTGTTAATGCTAATTTAGAAAATAATTTTCAAGAATCTTATCGCATTACAGAAATTATTATGAGTATTGAAAAAATAATTCAAAACTATTATTCAACAGAATTTAATCAAGATTCTATTGATTATTATAGATTCATTACTCATGTTAAGCTATTTGTTCATAGACTTTTAGAAAGAAATAGCTATAATGATGAGGAAGATGAAGATCTTTTAGAATTAATGAAAAATAAATACCCTAAAGAATATAGTTGTGGGATATGTGTAGCAGATTTTATTAAAAATAAGTATGAATATTTACTTAGTTCAAGTGAATTAGTTTATTTAATTGCTCATATTCGCCGTTTAACAAAAAATTTATCATAA
- the dnaJ gene encoding molecular chaperone DnaJ: protein MKKDYYELLGVDKNASDVEIKKAFRKSAMKYHPDRMANADEKEKKEAEEKFKELNEAYQVLSDPEKKQLYDQYGHAAFEQGAGGFGGQGFEGFDFGDIFSSFFGGGGGFDFEFGSNQRRKQGQDLLYTLDLSLEEIADGVEKEIEYSRGGKCSSCSGTGAKDGKTKQCNTCGGRGHVTKTQRTIFGMSNVRVECSSCHGVGEMAEHKCNSCHGSGSKREQVKKKIKIPAGIESGQRLVVRDGGNYDGPGSDFGDLYIQIREKRHELFQRDGYDIYCKVPISFLTATLGGELEVPTLRGKTKIKIAEGTQNATKMRIRDAGIKHGGYKGSQIIEISVEVPKNLNSKQKEKLKEFYETLGVENEEKTTSFFDKIKDFFKD, encoded by the coding sequence ATGAAAAAAGACTATTATGAATTACTTGGTGTTGATAAAAATGCAAGTGATGTAGAAATAAAAAAAGCATTTAGAAAATCAGCTATGAAATATCACCCTGATAGAATGGCAAATGCTGATGAAAAAGAAAAAAAAGAAGCAGAAGAAAAGTTTAAGGAATTAAATGAAGCATATCAAGTACTTTCAGATCCAGAAAAGAAACAACTATATGATCAATATGGTCATGCTGCCTTTGAACAAGGTGCAGGAGGATTTGGTGGACAAGGATTTGAAGGTTTTGATTTTGGAGATATATTCTCAAGCTTCTTTGGAGGTGGAGGTGGATTTGACTTTGAATTTGGTTCTAATCAAAGAAGAAAACAAGGTCAAGATCTTTTGTACACTTTAGACTTAAGCTTAGAAGAAATAGCTGACGGAGTTGAAAAAGAAATAGAATATAGTAGAGGAGGTAAATGCTCTAGCTGTAGTGGTACAGGTGCTAAAGATGGTAAAACTAAACAATGTAACACATGTGGTGGTAGAGGACATGTAACAAAAACACAAAGAACTATATTCGGTATGAGTAATGTTAGAGTTGAATGTTCAAGTTGTCATGGAGTAGGAGAAATGGCAGAACATAAATGTAATTCATGTCATGGATCAGGAAGTAAGAGAGAACAGGTAAAGAAAAAAATAAAAATACCTGCTGGTATAGAATCTGGACAAAGATTAGTTGTTAGAGATGGTGGGAACTATGATGGTCCAGGTAGTGATTTTGGAGATCTATATATACAAATTAGAGAAAAAAGACATGAATTATTCCAAAGAGATGGATATGACATATATTGTAAAGTACCTATTAGTTTCTTAACAGCTACTTTAGGTGGAGAATTAGAAGTTCCAACATTAAGAGGTAAGACTAAAATTAAAATAGCTGAAGGAACACAAAATGCAACTAAGATGAGAATAAGAGATGCGGGTATAAAACATGGTGGATATAAAGGATCGCAAATTATTGAAATTAGTGTAGAAGTACCTAAAAATCTTAACAGTAAGCAAAAAGAAAAATTAAAAGAATTTTATGAAACATTAGGTGTAGAAAATGAGGAAAAAACAACTTCATTTTTTGATAAAATAAAAGATTTTTTTAAAGATTAA
- a CDS encoding aldose 1-epimerase family protein: MIVLKKDLMELKIEEFGAEVKSFNINKEEFFWNRKDYWAKTSPILFPFVGGLREGTYEYKGKKYIISTRHGFARDNIFQIVEQGESLVKLMYSSDEESLKKYPFEFELYVTYELVENGFILKYLVKNKKDEEMYFSIGAHPAFLINNNYEKDAYLEFEKEEKSLKYHLDETGFFRKEKVEFNLVDNKIINITEENFKNDAIVFKNTNSSSVYLKSRSTNKEVKLTFENFPYIAFWKMSNAPFVCIEPWFGITDIIGASKDITLKEGIQKLEPRGEFRAKLVFEFKRGN; encoded by the coding sequence ATGATAGTACTAAAAAAAGATTTAATGGAGCTAAAGATAGAAGAATTTGGGGCAGAAGTAAAATCATTTAATATAAATAAGGAAGAGTTTTTTTGGAATAGAAAAGATTACTGGGCTAAAACATCACCTATACTATTTCCTTTTGTAGGAGGATTAAGAGAAGGAACTTATGAATATAAAGGGAAGAAATACATAATTTCAACAAGGCATGGTTTTGCAAGAGATAATATATTTCAGATAGTAGAGCAAGGTGAAAGTTTAGTTAAACTTATGTATTCTTCTGATGAAGAAAGTTTAAAAAAATATCCTTTTGAATTTGAGCTATATGTAACATATGAGTTAGTAGAAAATGGATTTATTTTAAAATATCTTGTGAAAAATAAGAAAGATGAGGAAATGTATTTTTCTATAGGAGCACACCCTGCTTTTCTTATTAATAATAATTATGAAAAAGATGCATATTTAGAATTTGAAAAAGAAGAAAAATCTCTTAAATATCACTTAGATGAAACAGGATTTTTTAGAAAAGAAAAAGTTGAATTTAATTTAGTAGATAATAAGATAATAAATATTACAGAAGAAAACTTTAAAAATGATGCTATAGTATTTAAAAATACTAACTCTTCATCAGTTTACCTTAAATCAAGAAGTACTAATAAAGAAGTAAAATTAACATTTGAAAACTTTCCATATATAGCTTTTTGGAAAATGTCTAATGCACCATTTGTATGTATTGAACCATGGTTTGGAATTACAGATATAATTGGAGCAAGTAAGGATATAACATTAAAAGAGGGAATACAAAAATTAGAACCTAGAGGAGAATTTAGGGCTAAATTAGTGTTTGAATTTAAGAGAGGTAATTAA